A portion of the Lolium rigidum isolate FL_2022 chromosome 1, APGP_CSIRO_Lrig_0.1, whole genome shotgun sequence genome contains these proteins:
- the LOC124659027 gene encoding probable LRR receptor-like serine/threonine-protein kinase At3g47570, translated as MPAASTVRSSLLKATIFYSFLTLFATTCSLVSATLADEPNKDLEALLCLKRHLSNNPKTLASWNHTLQFCSWPGVTCGKKHASRVTALNLESLGLNGQIPPCIGNLTFLTTINLHDNLLSGGIPSEVGHLRRLVELTLPFNNLTGQIPNSLSGCSSLQIIDLESNSLHGEIPPGLSNCLNVTDIYLNNNKLYGSIPDGFGMLPKLSFLFLQINNLTGTIPYSLGSSISITYVILSNNSLTGGIPPPLANSSSLQALDLERNDITGEIPPALFNSPTLIILNLARNHFWGSIPPFSHFSPLETLYLSYNNLSGSIPSSVGNSSSLQSLLLAANHIQESIPLSLSRIPKLEVLDLTDNNLSGPVPVSLYNISTLRYLGMGTNSLVGDIPANFGYTLPNIQTFIVQGNKFQGGIPTSMANATNLELILLRDNAFRGIIPSFGYLPNLTTLDIGKNQLEAGDWTFLSSLANCTKLVNLQVDANNLQGILPNSIGRLPKSLQHLTLRENKISGTIPHEIANLVNLRDIRMEQNLLTGNLPESIGNLSKLIVLSLSRNKLSGIVPLSIGNLRQLNELYLQENHFSGPIPRTLAHCQNLDILNLSCNSFESTIPTELFTLSTLSEILDLSYNKLSGPIPTEIGGLINLSPLNLSNNQLTGEIPSTLGECLHLESLHLEGNLLDGRIPQSFTELRGISDMDLSRNNLSGQIPDFFEAFSSMSLLNLSFNNLEGPVPTGGVFQNASKVFVQGNKELCAVLSPLKLPRCRTAASEHKRTSNILKIVGFSSLSLVLLSCIGFIFLKKRNKVKQETLPSIKEFKKIGYADIVKATNGFSLANLVGSGNYGSVYKGRIESEEHAVAIKVFKLDQLGATKSFLAECEALRNTRHRNLVRVITVCSTIDRAGREFKALVLEYMVNDNLKSWLHPAPHEHPLRRSLSLGSRIVIAVDIAAALDYLHNNCMPPMVHCDLKPSNVLLDDAMGACVGDFGLAKFLHTYTSLETHNSTSIVGPRGSVGYIAPEYAFGSKISTEADVYSYGIIILEMLTGKCPTDDMFNDGLSLYKFVDESFPQNIGNILDRRIVPRYGDDEARSTLDQENHQMAGTISCITELAKLGLLCAAETPKDRPAMQDVYIIVTAIKEAFLALQG; from the exons ATGCCTGCTGCAAGCACGGTCCGCTCCTCCCTCCTCAAGGCCACCATCTTCTACTCTTTCTTGACGCTCTTCGCCACCACTTGTTCATTAGTTAGTGCCACACTCGCTGATGAACCCAATAAAGACTTGGAGGCCCTCCTCTGCCTCAAGCGCCACCTCTCCAACAATCCCAAAACACTGGCCTCCTGGAACCATACCCTCCAGTTTTGCAGCTGGCCCGGCGTCACCTGCGGCAAGAAGCACGCATCTCGCGTCACGGCACTTAACCTTGAATCGCTAGGCCTGAACGGACAAATACCACCCTGCATAGGTAATCTCACTTTCCTTACAACAATCAACCTCCACGATAATCTGCTGAGCGGTGGGATCCCATCTGAGGTAGGCCATCTTCGTCGCCTTGTCGAACTAACCCTTCCGTTCAACAATCTTACTGGTCAAATACCCAACTCTTTGTCTGGCTGTTCAAGTCTTCAGATTATTGATCTTGAGAGCAACTCCCTCCACGGGGAAATCCCCCCAGGTTTGTCCAACTGTTTAAATGTCACAGATATCTACCTCAATAACAACAAGCTTTATGGAAGCATTCCAGACGGGTTCGGCATGCTTCCTAAGCTTTCATTTCTGTTTCTTCAAATCAACAACTTGACGGGCACTATCCCGTATTCACTTGGAAGCAGCATATCTATCACCTATGTCATCCTGTCAAACAACAGTCTAACTGGAGGAATCCCACCTCCTCTAGCAAATAGCTCATCGCTTCAAGCGCTAGACTTGGAAAGAAATGACATCACCGGAGAGATACCTCCAGCTCTCTTTAACAGCCCCACTCTTATTATCCTAAATCTTGCACGAAATCATTTCTGGGGGTCTATTCCACCTTTCTCGCACTTCTCACCACTGGAGACTCTCTACCTATCCTATAACAATCTCTCAGGCAGCATACCTTCCTCCGTAGGAAACTCTTCTTCCCTTCAGTCACTTTTGCTTGCAGCGAATCACATCCAAGAAAGCATTCCATTGAGCTTAAGTAGAATTCCGAAATTAGAAGTACTCGACCTGACCGACAACAACTTATCCGGTCCCGTTCCCGTCTCTCTCTACAATATATCTACCCTCAGGTACCTTGGAATGGGAACCAACAGCCTAGTAGGGGACATTCCAGCAAATTTTGGCTATACCCTACCAAACATCCAGACATTCATTGTCCAGGGAAACAAATTCCAAGGTGGTATTCCCACATCAATGGCCAACGCCACAAATCTTGAGCTGATTCTTCTCCGTGATAATGCATTCCGTGGCATTATTCCTTCTTTTGGATATTTGCCCAACTTAACCACACTAGATATAGGCAAGAACCAGCTTGAAGCTGGAGACTGGACTTTCCTCTCCTCGCTCGCTAATTGCACAAAGCTAGTGAACTTACAAGTAGATGCAAATAACCTGCAGGGAATCCTGCCAAATTCCATTGGCCGTCTTCCAAAAAGCTTACAACATTTGACGTTGAGAGAAAACAAAATATCTGGCACCATACCGCACGAGATAGCGAACCTCGTAAACCTCAGAGATATTCGCATGGAGCAAAATCTGCTTACTGGAAACCTTCCTGAGTCAATTGGAAATCTTTCAAAGTTGATTGTTTTAAGCTTATCCAGAAACAAACTTTCTGGGATAGTTCCACTTTCCATTGGTAACCTCCGTCAGTTAAATGAGCTCTACTTGCAAGAAAATCATTTTAGTGGTCCCATCCCTCGAACTTTAGCACACTGCCAAAACTTAGACATTCTAAACCTCTCATGTAATTCCTTTGAAAGTACAATACCAACGGAACTGTTTACTCTGTCGACACTCTCTGAAATTCTTGACCTCTCTTACAACAAACTCTCTGGACCAATACCAACGGAAATTGGTGGGTTAATCAACCTTTCCCCCCTCAATCTTTCCAACAACCAGTTGACTGGAGAAATTCCTTCAACACTGGGTGAGTGCCTCCATTTGGAGTCCCTCCACCTGGAAGGAAACCTACTTGATGGGCGGATCCCTCAATCTTTCACCGAATTGAGAGGCATAAGTGACATGGATCTTTCTCGAAACAACTTATCTGGTCAGATTCCAGATTTCTTCGAGGCCTTCAGCTCCATGTCACTTCTCAATTTGTCATTCAACAACCTGGAGGGACCTGTACCAACTGGTGGGGTCTTCCAAAATgcaagcaaggtgttcgtccAAGGGAACAAAGAGTTGTGTGCCGTTTTGTCACCACTGAAACTGCCACGTTGCCGCACAGCTGCATCTGAACACAAGCGCACCTCCAACATACTGAAGATAGTGggattttcttctctttctttggtCCTATTATCATGTATTGGATTCATTTTTCTGAAGAAGAGAAACAAGGTCAAACAAGAAACACTTCCATCCATCAAGGAGTTCAAGAAGATAGGATATGCTGATATAGTGAAAGCAACAAATGGTTTCTCTTTAGCCAACTTGGTTGGCTCAGGAAACTACGGGTCCGTGTACAAAGGTAGAATTGAGTCTGAAGAACATGCAGTTGCTATCAAAGTTTTCAAACTTGATCAACTTGGAGCAACAAAGAGCTTCCTTGCTGAGTGTGAGGCCTTGAGGAACACTCGTCATCGTAATCTTGTAAGGGTGATCACTGTGTGCTCAACAATTGATCGTGCAGGACGTGAGTTCAAAGCTCTAGTGCTTGAATATATGGTCAATGACAACCTGAAAAGTTGGCTCCATCCAGCACCCCACGAGCATCCTCTGAGAAGGTCATTGAGCTTAGGTTCAAGAATAGTAATAGCAGTAGACATAGCAGCTGCTTTGGATTACCTCCATAACAACTGCATGCCTCCTATGGTCCACTGTGATCTGAAGCCTAGCAATGTCCTTCTTGATGATGCCATGGGTGCATGTGTTGGCGACTTTGGGTTGGCTAAGTTCCTGCACACTTACACTTCTTTGGAGACTCATAATTCGACAAGCATAGTGGGGCCAAGAGGATCAGTTGGATACATTGCACCAG AATATGCCTTTGGGAGTAAAATATCCACCGAGGCCGACGTTTACAGCTATGGAATAATCATCTTAGAAATGCTCACTGGGAAGTGCCCAACTGATGACATGTTTAATGATGGCCTTAGCCTTTACAAATTTGTCGATGAATCATTTCCTCAAAACATTGGCAACATTCTAGACCGTAGAATCGTTCCCAGATATGGAGATGACGAAGCACGAAGTACATTAGACCAAGAAAATCATCAAATGGCTGGAACTATTAGCTGCATCACTGAGCTCGCTAAGCTTGGCCTCTTATGCGCTGCCGAGACACCTAAAGACCGTCCAGCAATGCAAGATGTTTACATTATAGTCACTGCAATCAAAGAAGCATTTTTAGCACTGCAGGGCTGA